From Panicum hallii strain FIL2 chromosome 2, PHallii_v3.1, whole genome shotgun sequence, a single genomic window includes:
- the LOC112880935 gene encoding heterogeneous nuclear ribonucleoprotein 1-like, with the protein MAAAAGEEEAGESRKLFVGGIPSAAQEAELRAHFARFGEVRSAIVMRDRETGHGRGFGFVEFEDEAAAAAALGDGDKPRHFICGRMVDVKRARTRAPRNQGEQNSQPQQPENGRGQGHQDNQQPPAGNGTVDGGNNVSYDSKKVFIGGLRDNITEEEFKAYFETFGTVTDVVVIYDSLTSRSRGFGFVTFDSEEAVGKVMRQSFHNLNGTKVEAKIAIPKDEQYYRNGRGRGGARPFGGRGPAGYEGSAYQPYNARFGLYNGYMPQPVPAQPYFPAPYFAVGGYPYGGGYPSQGVMTSVPGMMSRRVPPAYGTYPQMYPGFNFVYRAGYGGAATSFQQGINGGSDNKKDQINVDIQQVDGTASVATMLEHMKLGSQ; encoded by the exons atggcggcggcggcgggcgaggaggaggccggcgagAGCCGCAAGCTCTTCGTGGGCGGCATCCCGTCCGCGGCGCAGGAGGCCGAGCTGCGGGCGCACTTCGCCCGCTTCGGGGAGGTGCGCTCCGCCATCGTGATGCGCGACAGGGAGACGGGCCACGGCCGAGGGTTCGGCTTCGTCGAGTTCGAggacgaggccgccgccgccgccgcgctcggcgACGGGGACAAGCCCAGGCACTTCATCTGCGGCAGAATG GTGGATGTTAAGAGGGCCAGGACAAGAGCTCCACGGAACCAGGGCGAGCAGAACTCTCAGCCTCAGCAGCCTGAAAATGGCCGGGGTCAGGGGCACCAGGACAATCAGCAGCCGCCCGCTGGGAACGGTACTGTGGATGGCGGCAACAATGTGAGCTATGATTCGAAGAAGGTCTTCATTGGCGGCTTGCGGGATAATATCACTGAGGAGGAGTTCAAGGCTTACTTTGAGACTTTTGGCACTGTAACAGATGTTGTGGTGATTTATGACAGCTTGACAAGCCGCTCGAGGGGGTTTGGTTTCGTCACCTTTGATTCCGAGGAAGCGGTGGGAAAGGTGATGCGACAAAGCTTTCATAACCTGAACGGAACCAAGGTTGAGGCCAAGATTGCTATCCCCAAGGATGAGCAGTATTATCGTAATGGTCGGGGCCGTGGTGGTGCACGACCCTTTGGCGGGAGGGGCCCTGCTGGCTATGAAGGTTCTGCATACCAACCATACAATGCTAGATTTGGTCTTTACAATGGCTACATGCCACAACCTGTTCCTGCGCAGCCCTACTTTCCTGCACCTTATTTTGCTGTGGGGGGCTATCCGTATGGGGGTGGATACCCAAGCCAAGGTGTGATGACAAGTGTTCCTGGCATGATGTCAAGGCGGGTTCCTCCGGCCTATGGAACATATCCTCAAATGTATCCAGGATTTAACTTTGTATACAGAGCTGGTTATGGAGGTGCAGCTACTTCTTTTCAGCAAGGAATTAACGGTGGAAGTGATAACAAGAAGGATCAAATCAATGTAGATATTCAGCAAGTTGACGGCACTGCTAGCGTTGCAACAATGTTGGAACATATGAAGCTAGGTTCACAATGA
- the LOC112880017 gene encoding uncharacterized protein LOC112880017, translating into MAPPPELIDDTVTEILLRFPPDDPACLIRASLICKPWRRVLSDPAFPRRYHEFHRMPPLLGVIHGLYAGGGGDIARRIGFLDLGIRLVSARFAPTTARIPFLEPEFICQALDCRHGRVLLDVIWDTSAGLGLAVWDPITGDRTLLPKPDGRRFRSHYGAVLCAAADCDHRDCRGKPFIVVVFVGDTASGVASAWAGVLVRGCRVERAGLRADW; encoded by the exons atggcgccgccgcccgagttGATCGACGACACCGTCACCGAGATCCTCCTCCGCTTCCCACCGGACGATCCTGCCTGCCTCATCCGCGCCTCCCTCATTTGTAAACCTTGGCGCCGCGTCCTCTCCGACCCCGCCTTCCCCCGTCGCTACCACGAGTTCCACCGAATGCCTCCCCTTCTCGGTGTCATCCACGGCCTCTAcgccggcggaggcggcgacaTTGCCCGT AGAATCGGATTCCTCGACCTGGGAATCCGGTTGGTTTCAGCCCGGTTCGCTCCCACCACAGCACGCATCCCTTTCCTCGAGCCGGAGTTCATATGCCAGGCTCTCGACTGCCGCCACGGCCGCGTCCTCCTCGACGTGATATGGGACACGAGCGCGGGGCTCGGCCTTGCTGTCTGGGACCCCATCACCGGCGACCGCACGCTGTTGCCAAAACCTGACGGCAGGCGGTTCCGCTCCCACTACGGCGCGGTTCTCTGCGCGGCGGCCGACTGCGACCACCGCGACTGCCGCGGGAAGCCCTTCATCGTCGTGGTCTTCGTCGGCGACACCGCCAGCGGGGTGGCGAGCGCGTGGGCCGGTGTACTCGTCCGAGGCTGCCGCGTGGAGCGCGCCGGCCTCCGTGCAGATTGGTGA